The proteins below come from a single Gordonia pseudamarae genomic window:
- a CDS encoding carboxymuconolactone decarboxylase family protein — MSTPARPQDDRPLFLDKTNPDVFAALGGVAGQVSAACAGAGLDRVDIELLNVVISQRNGCAYCTDLHTLRARNAGADGRTAKAAGS, encoded by the coding sequence ATGAGCACACCAGCCCGGCCCCAGGACGATCGCCCGCTCTTCCTGGACAAGACGAATCCCGACGTGTTCGCCGCCCTGGGCGGTGTCGCCGGGCAGGTGAGCGCGGCCTGCGCGGGGGCAGGGCTCGATCGCGTCGACATCGAGCTGCTCAACGTGGTGATTTCCCAGCGCAACGGCTGCGCCTATTGCACCGACCTGCACACCCTGCGGGCGCGGAACGCCGGCGCCGACGGGCGTACCGCGAAGGCCGCAGGCAGCTGA